One window from the genome of Dyadobacter sp. CECT 9275 encodes:
- a CDS encoding complex I subunit 1/NuoH family protein translates to MPFTLIIFLLAVPGFVVVGVYLERKVSAFIQDRLGPMEVGKWGLLQLFADLLKLLQKEDIVPKASDRWLFLAAPVIIFISVFAGFAVVPLAPDLAGSGAAVGVFFLLTIVSVDVMGLLMAGWGSNNKYALYGAMRAVSQIISYEIPLGLSILCVVMLSQTLDLQVISFQQGIYSADTVYLLGIRQWGIDISQVGGFLSWNIIRNPFLLLAYIVYFIASLAECNRAPFDLPEGESELVAGFHTEYSGMRWALFMLSEYGMMLLVSLLGAILFLGSWNTPFPNIGPVKLADWTSGQPGTWFGYISGAFWLLGKAMIGVLVQMWARWTLPRLRVDQLMYLGWKVLTPVGLVLFFISGVWKLLGV, encoded by the coding sequence ATGCCTTTCACGCTTATTATTTTTCTTCTTGCAGTACCGGGCTTCGTTGTAGTGGGTGTATATCTCGAACGCAAAGTGTCAGCTTTTATACAGGACCGGCTTGGGCCTATGGAAGTGGGAAAGTGGGGTCTTCTTCAGCTCTTTGCCGATCTTCTTAAGTTGCTTCAAAAGGAAGATATTGTTCCAAAGGCATCGGACAGATGGCTTTTTCTGGCCGCTCCCGTAATCATATTTATTTCAGTATTCGCAGGTTTTGCGGTGGTGCCGCTTGCTCCTGATCTGGCAGGCTCGGGGGCAGCAGTGGGGGTGTTTTTTCTGCTCACGATTGTATCGGTAGATGTAATGGGCCTGCTGATGGCGGGCTGGGGATCAAACAATAAATATGCACTGTACGGTGCAATGCGTGCCGTTTCTCAGATCATCAGCTACGAAATACCTTTGGGTTTGTCCATTCTCTGTGTGGTGATGTTATCACAGACGCTTGATTTGCAGGTCATTAGTTTTCAGCAGGGGATTTACAGTGCGGACACAGTTTACCTTTTGGGTATCCGGCAATGGGGAATAGATATTAGCCAGGTGGGAGGGTTTTTGTCCTGGAATATCATCAGGAACCCCTTTTTATTGCTGGCTTACATCGTGTACTTTATAGCCTCTCTGGCGGAATGCAACCGGGCTCCTTTTGACTTGCCAGAAGGAGAATCGGAACTTGTGGCTGGTTTTCACACCGAATATTCTGGTATGCGATGGGCATTATTTATGCTTTCAGAATACGGTATGATGTTGCTGGTTTCTCTTTTAGGAGCCATTCTTTTTCTGGGTAGCTGGAATACCCCTTTTCCCAACATAGGCCCCGTTAAACTTGCCGACTGGACGAGCGGGCAGCCTGGAACCTGGTTCGGATATATTTCTGGAGCCTTCTGGCTTCTTGGCAAGGCTATGATAGGCGTGTTGGTTCAAATGTGGGCACGCTGGACCTTGCCGCGCCTCCGGGTGGATCAGCTCATGTACCTGGGCTGGAAAGTACTTACGCCTGTCGGGCTGGTCCTGTTCTTCATCTCCGGAGTTTGGAAGTTACTGGGCGTCTAA
- a CDS encoding gliding motility protein GldB-related protein has protein sequence MFDKIKYLFWMGVAGILLSCGDSQKGQADFSATKVALSADNLDEELFRAGSVKDVENFLDNHSYLRAGYFTDFQGDSTQLAAHLFEVLGNKDFRSFKSEVDSIIGDKKTVILDPLAAAFERIRENYPSFRSPKIKFIMTGFTGNDLYITDSLIVIGLDYFGGAAARFRPNVFDYQLRRYQKESIVPAILFYMSGKYNKLNPADHTLLADMIGYGKSFEFVKQVLPECPDSLVLGYSEENLQRTYNSQKDIWAYFITNKLLYEKNDLKKQKYIGERPFTVEIGNEVPGGIGRWLGWRIVNKFATEHPELSLPELMNIDNAGYLFQESGYKGEKDEDE, from the coding sequence ATGTTCGATAAAATTAAATATTTGTTTTGGATGGGTGTTGCCGGCATTCTATTGTCATGTGGCGACAGTCAAAAGGGCCAGGCAGACTTTTCTGCCACAAAAGTAGCGCTATCTGCTGACAACCTGGATGAAGAACTGTTCAGAGCTGGGTCTGTCAAAGATGTCGAAAATTTTCTTGATAACCATTCCTATCTCCGGGCTGGATATTTCACCGATTTTCAGGGAGATAGTACTCAGCTCGCTGCTCACCTCTTTGAAGTACTGGGTAATAAGGATTTCAGATCCTTTAAAAGCGAGGTGGATTCAATCATAGGAGATAAGAAGACCGTCATCCTGGATCCTCTTGCCGCGGCTTTTGAACGGATTCGGGAAAATTACCCCTCGTTCCGATCACCAAAAATAAAATTTATCATGACGGGATTTACCGGAAACGATCTCTACATCACAGATTCGCTCATTGTGATCGGGCTTGATTATTTTGGAGGAGCCGCCGCCCGCTTTCGTCCCAATGTATTTGACTATCAGCTAAGAAGGTACCAGAAGGAATCTATAGTACCGGCAATCCTATTTTATATGTCGGGAAAATATAACAAACTTAACCCTGCCGACCACACCCTGCTGGCGGATATGATAGGGTATGGCAAGAGTTTCGAGTTTGTAAAACAGGTACTTCCAGAATGCCCGGATAGCCTGGTGCTGGGATACTCGGAAGAAAATCTCCAGAGGACTTATAACAGCCAGAAGGATATTTGGGCTTATTTTATTACCAACAAGCTTTTGTACGAAAAAAATGATCTGAAAAAGCAGAAGTATATCGGAGAAAGGCCTTTTACAGTGGAAATAGGAAATGAAGTACCGGGTGGCATAGGCCGCTGGCTTGGCTGGCGCATTGTCAATAAGTTTGCAACGGAGCATCCGGAGCTATCCCTACCCGAACTTATGAACATTGATAATGCCGGATATTTGTTTCAGGAATCGGGATATAAAGGTGAAAAGGACGAAGACGAGTAA
- a CDS encoding Rossmann-fold NAD(P)-binding domain-containing protein produces MPNEVPKIEKKRVSILGCGWLGFPLAQRLSESPIAFSVQGSTTTPAKIEQLRAIGVGGFLLTLHPEIDGDSEQIRQFFETDMLVISIPPRLSKSEAGNYAQQIRSVAEQIKASPVREVIFISSTGVYPDLNRIVTEDDVKLPEESASPEMVSAENIIQTLRPQRTVSIVRLSGLLGYNRIPGKYVQGQKDMTTGSIPVNYIHRDDAAGVILEMIKTGIHNETFNIVAPIHTSRRQVYEKSCEQFGWELPTFKTIDPGPDFKIISGEKFSRFYRYNLKYPDPLDFFYAL; encoded by the coding sequence ATGCCCAACGAAGTACCAAAAATAGAAAAAAAAAGAGTTAGCATACTGGGATGCGGCTGGCTTGGATTCCCATTAGCCCAACGATTAAGTGAAAGTCCTATTGCATTTTCCGTTCAGGGAAGCACCACCACCCCAGCTAAAATTGAACAGTTACGCGCAATCGGCGTGGGGGGATTTCTGTTAACCCTGCATCCGGAAATAGATGGAGACTCGGAACAAATTCGCCAGTTTTTTGAAACAGATATGCTGGTCATTTCAATTCCGCCACGTTTAAGTAAAAGTGAAGCCGGAAATTATGCTCAGCAGATCCGCTCCGTTGCGGAACAGATCAAAGCCTCGCCGGTCCGGGAGGTCATTTTTATCAGCTCAACAGGAGTATACCCGGACCTGAACAGGATAGTGACCGAAGATGATGTGAAACTACCGGAGGAATCCGCATCTCCCGAAATGGTTTCAGCTGAGAATATCATACAAACATTACGTCCGCAACGAACGGTTTCCATAGTACGGCTCAGTGGCCTATTGGGTTACAACCGCATCCCGGGGAAATATGTACAGGGCCAGAAAGACATGACCACCGGCTCAATTCCGGTAAATTATATTCACCGGGACGATGCTGCGGGAGTAATCCTTGAAATGATCAAAACGGGGATTCACAACGAAACTTTCAACATTGTGGCTCCCATACATACCAGCAGAAGACAGGTTTATGAAAAGTCCTGCGAACAATTCGGCTGGGAGTTGCCGACCTTTAAAACGATCGACCCCGGACCGGATTTTAAGATTATTTCAGGAGAAAAATTCAGCCGGTTTTACCGTTACAATTTAAAGTACCCCGACCCTCTGGATTTTTTCTATGCGTTATAA
- a CDS encoding TlpA disulfide reductase family protein, translating to MKAVAQKIFSVLFLGLLSFAARSQESLVPKEFTVRGKVAGGVKGEKVVLAQSAATGGSFKVDSTVLASDGTFTIKAKEKDRGSFYTINIADRQRVVLLVEGGEDFQVAVGNQPKPSVTGSRNMEYYAKIDDLMQEFSAKVTAWNAEYEKANEKKDTKKIQEIQAAYAQVNEARLARIRQLIPEMGTSLVALFAANNFLSPDTDLGILKKLAGDFEKVEPTPTIAKGFIGQIKRIAGLAVGEQAPDFTLNDPEGKPIALSSLKGQYVLIDFWASWCGPCRQENPNVVRMYGKFKDKGFSIYGVSLDKEATAWKNAIKKDGLTWLHGSDLRFWNSAVAQTYGVKAIPATFLLDKEGKIIAKNLRGPALEAKLTELLGAQ from the coding sequence ATGAAAGCAGTAGCACAAAAAATATTTTCTGTTCTTTTTTTAGGGTTGTTGAGTTTTGCGGCCCGGTCTCAGGAGTCACTGGTGCCCAAGGAATTCACCGTCAGAGGTAAGGTTGCGGGGGGAGTGAAAGGAGAAAAAGTCGTGCTGGCACAATCGGCGGCAACGGGGGGCTCTTTTAAAGTGGATTCGACGGTTTTGGCATCGGATGGTACTTTCACTATTAAAGCAAAAGAAAAGGACCGCGGTAGCTTTTATACCATAAATATAGCTGACCGCCAGCGTGTTGTGCTGTTGGTTGAGGGAGGAGAGGATTTTCAGGTTGCGGTAGGTAATCAGCCTAAACCCAGTGTGACCGGCTCCCGAAACATGGAGTACTATGCTAAGATAGATGACCTGATGCAGGAATTTTCAGCAAAGGTTACCGCATGGAATGCTGAGTATGAGAAGGCAAATGAAAAGAAGGATACCAAAAAAATACAGGAGATTCAGGCAGCCTATGCACAGGTAAATGAAGCCAGGCTCGCCAGGATAAGGCAATTGATCCCAGAAATGGGAACTTCGCTGGTTGCTCTTTTTGCGGCCAATAATTTTCTTAGCCCGGATACCGACCTCGGTATTTTAAAGAAACTGGCCGGTGATTTTGAAAAAGTTGAACCTACGCCCACCATTGCAAAAGGGTTTATAGGGCAGATCAAGAGAATAGCCGGATTGGCTGTGGGGGAACAAGCACCGGATTTTACCCTGAATGACCCGGAAGGCAAACCGATTGCCCTGTCGTCGCTGAAGGGCCAATATGTTCTAATTGACTTTTGGGCTTCCTGGTGCGGCCCATGCAGACAGGAAAACCCGAATGTGGTGAGAATGTATGGCAAATTTAAAGATAAAGGGTTTTCGATTTACGGAGTTTCGCTGGATAAGGAAGCCACTGCCTGGAAGAACGCTATCAAAAAGGATGGGCTTACCTGGCTCCATGGTTCGGACCTTCGGTTCTGGAATTCTGCTGTAGCGCAAACTTATGGGGTAAAGGCTATCCCGGCTACTTTTCTTTTGGACAAAGAGGGGAAAATCATTGCAAAAAATTTACGGGGCCCGGCATTGGAAGCCAAACTGACAGAGCTGCTGGGGGCGCAGTAA
- the gatB gene encoding Asp-tRNA(Asn)/Glu-tRNA(Gln) amidotransferase subunit GatB gives MTENALTPADITDVFLDRYEAVIGLEVHCQLQTESKLFARDRNLFGTEPNTNIGPLTLALPGTLPRVNKKAVEYAVKMGLACGCSITRRTTFDRKNYFYPDLPKGYQISQDKFPICVDGGIDISAKGADGVLADRRIRFHHIHLEEDAGKSVHDGSDTETLLDYNRAGTPLIEMVSEPDLRSADETGAFVTEIRRLVRYLGISDGNMEEGSLRADVNVSVRKKGAEKLGTKVEVKNMNSIRNMMKAIHFETRRQISLLENGEPIYQETRMFDVESGETYGMRVKETMNDYRYFPDPDLSPVVISDAWLAEIKAGMPALPHELREKFVTHYGIPAYDAAVLTDTREMAQYFEEVCAKSTSYKAISNWLMGPVKSFLNENEGDITKFPITASRLAELIELSESDVVSHSTAVQKIFPVMLTEAGSSPREIAISNNWIQNSNTNELETLVDEVIGFMPDKVAAYRKGKKGLMGLFVGEVMKRSNGTADPKLVNQLLAQKLQ, from the coding sequence ATGACTGAAAACGCTCTTACCCCTGCTGATATAACCGACGTTTTTCTGGACCGGTATGAAGCTGTAATCGGGCTGGAAGTACATTGCCAGCTGCAGACTGAATCCAAACTGTTTGCCAGAGACCGGAATTTATTTGGCACCGAGCCTAATACCAATATTGGTCCGCTTACGCTGGCTTTACCGGGTACCCTGCCCAGGGTAAATAAAAAGGCGGTTGAATATGCGGTTAAAATGGGATTGGCCTGTGGCTGTTCCATTACCCGCCGTACTACCTTTGACCGTAAGAATTATTTTTATCCGGATCTCCCGAAGGGATATCAGATTTCGCAGGATAAGTTTCCCATTTGTGTGGACGGAGGTATTGATATTTCGGCCAAAGGTGCGGACGGAGTGCTGGCCGACAGACGTATCCGTTTTCATCATATTCACCTGGAAGAAGATGCGGGCAAATCCGTACATGACGGCAGTGACACCGAAACACTCCTGGATTATAACCGTGCAGGTACCCCGCTGATAGAAATGGTTTCGGAACCCGATTTACGTTCGGCTGACGAAACAGGGGCGTTTGTAACGGAAATCAGGCGGCTGGTGCGGTATCTGGGCATCAGCGACGGGAACATGGAGGAAGGTTCGCTGAGGGCCGACGTCAACGTGTCGGTCAGAAAGAAAGGAGCGGAAAAACTGGGTACTAAAGTGGAAGTGAAAAACATGAATTCCATCCGGAACATGATGAAAGCCATTCATTTTGAAACCAGGAGGCAAATATCTTTATTGGAAAACGGGGAGCCGATTTATCAGGAAACGCGGATGTTTGATGTTGAATCGGGCGAGACATATGGTATGCGGGTAAAAGAAACCATGAACGACTACCGTTATTTCCCGGATCCTGATTTAAGTCCTGTGGTGATATCCGACGCCTGGTTGGCAGAGATCAAGGCTGGTATGCCGGCGCTTCCGCATGAACTTCGTGAGAAATTTGTGACGCATTATGGTATTCCTGCTTATGACGCCGCCGTGCTCACCGATACCCGGGAGATGGCTCAGTACTTTGAAGAAGTTTGTGCCAAATCAACTTCTTACAAAGCCATTTCCAACTGGTTAATGGGGCCTGTTAAGTCTTTCCTGAATGAAAATGAAGGAGATATCACCAAGTTCCCGATTACAGCGTCCCGGCTCGCGGAATTAATAGAGCTCAGTGAGTCGGATGTTGTGAGCCATTCCACGGCGGTACAAAAAATATTCCCGGTTATGCTCACCGAAGCGGGAAGTTCACCCAGGGAAATAGCTATTTCAAATAACTGGATACAGAACAGCAATACGAATGAGCTGGAAACGTTGGTAGATGAGGTAATCGGATTTATGCCGGATAAAGTTGCAGCATACCGGAAAGGCAAGAAAGGATTGATGGGGTTGTTTGTAGGAGAGGTTATGAAAAGATCAAACGGAACTGCGGATCCTAAACTTGTGAACCAGTTATTAGCCCAGAAGCTTCAGTAA
- a CDS encoding c-type cytochrome, whose protein sequence is MTLNKSTSLAIIALVASVWMGCSSKEDRDKYDTYYGSGSKVREETALADIQNYKKEAAATEAAAPAPAVTKETPAADSTQKTPEAPAEAKPAKKAVPAEVSALLNKYACFACHQPYEKLIGPAYSEVAKRKYTPDMIVELVHSPKPEHWPGYPPMAPLAHVPKADIIIIANWINTL, encoded by the coding sequence ATGACTCTTAACAAAAGTACCTCTTTGGCTATTATCGCCCTGGTAGCCTCAGTCTGGATGGGTTGCTCCTCAAAAGAGGATCGTGACAAGTATGATACCTATTATGGTTCTGGAAGCAAAGTGCGTGAAGAAACCGCTCTGGCAGATATTCAGAATTACAAAAAGGAAGCGGCTGCTACCGAAGCAGCAGCGCCGGCACCAGCCGTAACCAAGGAAACACCCGCTGCTGACAGCACCCAAAAGACACCGGAAGCTCCTGCAGAGGCCAAACCTGCAAAAAAGGCAGTACCCGCCGAGGTATCAGCATTACTTAATAAGTATGCCTGTTTTGCCTGCCACCAGCCGTATGAAAAGTTGATTGGCCCGGCATATTCGGAAGTAGCCAAGAGAAAGTATACGCCCGATATGATCGTAGAGCTGGTACACAGTCCGAAACCCGAGCACTGGCCTGGGTATCCGCCAATGGCTCCTTTGGCGCACGTTCCTAAAGCGGATATAATTATTATCGCAAACTGGATCAATACGTTGTAA
- the rpmG gene encoding 50S ribosomal protein L33, translated as MAKKGNRVQVILECTEQKESGVPGMSRYVTTKNRKNTPARMELKKFNSFLRRYTIHKEIK; from the coding sequence ATGGCTAAGAAAGGTAATAGAGTTCAGGTAATTTTGGAATGCACCGAGCAAAAAGAATCAGGAGTTCCTGGGATGTCCCGTTATGTAACAACAAAGAATCGTAAGAATACTCCGGCTCGTATGGAATTGAAAAAATTCAATTCATTCCTGAGAAGGTATACCATCCATAAAGAGATTAAATAG
- a CDS encoding DUF4295 domain-containing protein has translation MAKKVVATLKKEGGKSFAKVIKAVKSPKTGAYTFKEEIVPLDGVQGALKN, from the coding sequence ATGGCAAAGAAAGTTGTTGCTACCCTGAAAAAAGAAGGCGGTAAATCATTTGCCAAAGTGATTAAAGCCGTAAAATCTCCAAAAACAGGAGCTTATACCTTCAAAGAAGAAATCGTACCGCTTGATGGCGTACAAGGAGCTTTGAAAAACTAA
- the ftsY gene encoding signal recognition particle-docking protein FtsY, protein MSLFGFFSKEKKETLDKGLEKTKDSFFGKLSRAIVGKTTIDEDVLDELEDILVSSDVGVETTLKVIKRIEERAARDKYASTAELDIMLREEIAALLTENKSVDITDSFETEHLPKPYVIMVVGVNGVGKTTTIGKLAHQFQQRGHKVVLGAADTFRAAAVEQLKLWGKRVDVPVIDHGMNTDPSAVAYDALKKGTEIGADVIIIDTAGRLHTKVNLMNELSKIKRVMQKIIPSAPHEVLLVLDGSTGQNAVIQAREFTKVTEITALAITKLDGTAKGGVVIGISDEFKIPVKYIGVGEKMDDLQVFDRSEFVDSLFKKIG, encoded by the coding sequence ATGAGCTTATTCGGTTTTTTTTCCAAAGAGAAAAAGGAGACTTTAGATAAAGGATTAGAAAAAACAAAGGACAGTTTTTTTGGCAAACTTTCCAGGGCCATCGTGGGCAAAACCACTATTGATGAAGACGTACTGGATGAACTGGAAGATATTCTGGTAAGTTCCGACGTGGGTGTTGAAACCACCCTGAAGGTCATCAAACGTATTGAAGAAAGGGCGGCAAGGGATAAATATGCCAGCACTGCCGAGCTGGATATCATGCTGAGAGAAGAAATTGCGGCCCTGCTGACCGAAAACAAATCGGTTGACATTACTGATAGTTTTGAGACGGAGCACTTACCCAAGCCCTACGTGATTATGGTTGTGGGCGTAAATGGTGTGGGTAAAACCACCACCATCGGAAAGCTGGCTCACCAGTTCCAGCAGCGCGGGCACAAGGTTGTCCTGGGTGCGGCAGACACCTTCCGGGCGGCGGCGGTGGAGCAGCTTAAGCTTTGGGGGAAACGTGTGGATGTACCGGTTATCGACCACGGAATGAATACCGATCCTTCCGCGGTGGCCTACGATGCCCTCAAGAAAGGGACTGAAATTGGCGCGGATGTCATCATCATTGATACGGCCGGACGGCTGCACACCAAGGTAAACCTGATGAACGAGCTGTCCAAAATTAAACGGGTGATGCAAAAAATTATTCCTTCGGCACCACACGAAGTTCTGCTGGTTTTGGATGGAAGTACCGGCCAAAACGCCGTGATCCAGGCACGGGAATTCACCAAGGTTACTGAAATAACAGCCCTCGCCATTACCAAACTGGACGGAACCGCCAAAGGCGGCGTAGTGATAGGAATATCCGATGAATTCAAAATCCCGGTAAAATACATCGGCGTAGGTGAAAAAATGGATGATCTCCAGGTTTTTGATCGCTCGGAATTTGTTGACTCACTGTTTAAGAAAATTGGCTGA
- the rimO gene encoding 30S ribosomal protein S12 methylthiotransferase RimO has protein sequence MKTKGIVKNKVNIVTLGCSKNLVDSEVLYTQLQGNGFNVAHESKKDDSQIVVINTCGFIDNAKEESINTILRYADAKAAGMVDKVYVTGCLSHRYKDELSVEIPTVDAWFGTNELPRLLKTLKADYKHELVGERLLTTPSHYAYLKIAEGCDRPCSFCAIPIMRGGHVSRSIEELVKEAKSLARRGTKELILIAQDLTYYGLDIYKKRNLSDLLAQLSDVEGIEWIRLQYAYPAGFPMDILDVMNERSNICKYLDMPLQTGSTEILKAMRRGITREKTEALITDIREKVPGITLRTTLIVGHPGETEQLFDETYEFVEKMRFDRLGAFQYSHEDNTHSYTMPDDIPAEVKQERADTIMELQQGISYELNQQKIGNTYKVLFDRKEGGHFIGRTEFDSPEVDNEVLIPASQYVRLGDFANVKITSAEEFDLYGELAG, from the coding sequence ATGAAAACCAAAGGAATAGTAAAGAATAAGGTCAATATAGTAACGCTGGGTTGTTCTAAAAACCTGGTAGATTCGGAAGTGCTCTACACCCAGCTGCAAGGCAATGGATTCAATGTCGCACACGAGTCAAAAAAAGATGATTCACAAATTGTTGTCATCAACACCTGCGGGTTTATTGATAATGCGAAGGAAGAATCCATAAACACCATACTGCGTTATGCCGATGCCAAAGCAGCAGGGATGGTGGATAAGGTGTATGTAACAGGCTGCCTGTCGCACCGCTACAAGGATGAGCTTTCCGTTGAAATTCCTACTGTTGACGCCTGGTTTGGCACCAATGAGCTGCCGCGTTTGCTCAAAACTCTGAAGGCCGATTACAAACATGAGCTCGTGGGCGAGCGTCTGCTCACAACACCTTCTCATTACGCCTATCTCAAAATTGCCGAAGGCTGTGATCGTCCATGCAGTTTTTGTGCCATTCCGATCATGCGCGGCGGGCATGTCTCCCGTTCTATCGAAGAGCTGGTCAAAGAAGCGAAATCCCTTGCCAGACGAGGTACAAAAGAGCTGATACTGATTGCCCAGGACCTTACCTACTATGGGCTGGATATTTACAAAAAAAGAAACCTTTCGGATCTGCTTGCCCAGCTTTCGGACGTGGAAGGTATCGAATGGATACGCCTGCAGTATGCCTATCCTGCAGGTTTTCCGATGGACATCCTGGATGTCATGAACGAACGAAGTAATATCTGTAAATACCTGGATATGCCCTTGCAAACGGGTTCTACGGAAATCCTGAAGGCCATGCGCCGCGGGATCACCCGCGAAAAAACCGAGGCCCTCATTACAGACATCCGTGAAAAAGTCCCCGGCATTACCCTGCGTACCACACTCATTGTAGGACATCCCGGAGAAACGGAGCAACTCTTTGATGAAACCTATGAATTTGTAGAAAAGATGCGTTTTGACCGTTTGGGAGCATTTCAATATTCTCATGAAGACAATACCCATTCTTACACCATGCCCGACGACATTCCGGCTGAGGTCAAGCAGGAGCGGGCAGATACCATCATGGAATTGCAGCAGGGAATATCTTATGAACTGAATCAGCAAAAAATAGGAAACACCTACAAGGTACTATTCGACCGGAAGGAAGGTGGGCATTTTATCGGACGTACCGAATTTGACTCCCCCGAAGTGGATAACGAAGTTTTAATACCTGCCAGCCAATATGTCCGTCTGGGTGATTTTGCAAATGTAAAAATCACCTCTGCTGAAGAATTTGATTTATACGGAGAACTGGCGGGTTAG
- a CDS encoding DUF4293 domain-containing protein, which produces MLQRVQTVFLAIVMIGMGVFLSFPVWHKTAATGEQKVDLTALKLTHQINAVQSEVQPTYYLMIVAIIVAGVAAYTIFQFKNRMLQSALCAVNSILMTVIIGLVIYFTYYKAAKFFEPGAPGNYDTGFYGLVASMLANVFANRFIRKDEKTVQQSSRLR; this is translated from the coding sequence ATGTTACAACGAGTTCAAACCGTATTCCTGGCGATTGTGATGATAGGTATGGGTGTATTCCTTTCTTTTCCGGTATGGCATAAAACAGCAGCCACGGGTGAGCAGAAGGTGGACCTTACAGCCCTGAAACTGACGCACCAGATAAACGCAGTACAGTCCGAAGTGCAGCCTACTTATTATCTCATGATTGTGGCAATAATAGTGGCCGGAGTGGCTGCTTATACCATTTTTCAATTCAAAAACAGGATGCTGCAATCTGCTTTATGTGCCGTAAATTCCATCCTGATGACGGTGATTATTGGGCTGGTCATTTACTTCACCTATTACAAGGCTGCGAAATTTTTTGAGCCAGGAGCCCCCGGAAACTATGATACAGGATTTTACGGATTGGTGGCCTCCATGCTTGCCAACGTTTTTGCCAACCGTTTTATCAGAAAGGACGAAAAAACCGTTCAGCAGTCAAGCCGTCTCCGATAA